One window from the genome of Elaeis guineensis isolate ETL-2024a chromosome 5, EG11, whole genome shotgun sequence encodes:
- the LOC105046035 gene encoding high-affinity nitrate transporter 2.3 has translation MENPKKPSSLQVELPACEATRFELPVDSEHKATEFRLFSFAKPHMRAFHLSWFSFFCCFVSTFAAPPLLPVIRDNLGLTTTDIGNAGIASVSGAVFARLAMGTACDLVGPRLASASLILLTTPAVYSTAIIDSASSYLLVRFFTGFSIASFVSTQFWMSSMFSPPKLGVANGLAGGWGNLGGGATQLIMPLVYDLIRHTGTTSFTAWRVAFFIPGVMQALSAIAVLALGQDMPDGNYRNLEKAGNKPKDSFHKVFYNGVTNYRGWILALTYGYCFGVELTVDNIIAEYFYDRFGVNLQTAGIIAASFGLANIVSRPGGGWLSDRMSERFGMRGRLWSLWVVQSLGGVLCILLGRMDTLSASIAVMVFFSFFVQAACGLTFGVVPFVSRRSLGLISGMAGGGGNVGAVITQLIFFRGSKYSKETGITLMGIMILCCTLPIMLIYFPQWGGMFCSPKPNATEEVYYAAEWNENEKEKGYHSASLKFAENSVSERGKRGDSSPTVPADVPTQT, from the exons ATGGAGAATCCAAAGAAGCCATCATCACTCCAGGTGGAATTGCCGGCCTGTGAGGCGACGCGCTTCGAGCTTCCGGTCGACTCCGAGCACAAGGCCACCGAGTTCCGGCTCTTCTCCTTCGCCAAGCCGCACATGCGCGCCTTCCACCTCTCCTGGTTTTCCTTCTTCTGCTGCTTCGTCTCCACCTTCGCTGCCCCGCCCCTCCTCCCGGTCATCCGCGACAACCTCGGCCTCACCACCACCGATATCGGCAACGCCGGCATCGCCTCCGTCTCGGGCGCGGTCTTCGCCCGCCTCGCCATGGGCACCGCCTGCGACCTCGTCGGCCCCCGCCTCGCCTCCGCCTCGCTCATCCTCCTCACCACCCCCGCCGTCTACTCCACCGCCATCATCGACTCCGCCTCCTCCTACCTCCTCGTCCGCTTCTTCACCGGCTTCTCCATCGCCTCCTTCGTCTCCACCCAGTTCTGGATGAGCTCCATGTTCTCCCCGCCGAAACTAGGAGTCGCCAACGGCCTCGCCGGAGGTTGGGGCAACCTCGGCGGCGGCGCCACCCAGCTCATCATGCCCCTCGTCTACGACCTCATCCGCCACACCGGTACCACGAGTTTCACCGCATGGCGCGTCGCATTCTTCATCCCGGGGGTCATGCAGGCCCTGTCGGCGATCGCCGTCCTCGCTTTAGGCCAGGACATGCCCGACGGCAACTACCGGAATCTGGAGAAGGCCGGAAACAAGCCCAAGGACAGCTTCCACAAGGTGTTCTACAATGGAGTCACCAACTATAGGGGATGGATACTGGCGTTAACGTACGGGTACTGCTTCGGGGTGGAGTTGACGGTGGACAACATTATAGCAGAGTATTTTTATGATAGATTTGGTGTCAATCTCCAGACAGCTGGGATCATTGCGGCGAGCTTTGGGCTGGCGAACATCGTGTCGAGGCCCGGTGGCGGGTGGTTGTCGGATCGGATGTCCGAGAGGTTTGGGATGAGGGGGAGGTTGTGGAGTTTGTGGGTGGTGCAGAGCCTGGGTGGGGTTCTCTGTATCCTGTTAGGGAGGATGGACACCCTCAGCGCGTCCATTGCCGTCATGGTGTTCTTCTCATTCTTTGTTCAGGCTGCTTGTGGGCTCACCTTCGGTGTTGTCCCTTTTGTCTCCAGAAG GTCTTTGGGATTGATCTCGGGGATGGCAGGAGGTGGTGGGAATGTGGGAGCAGTCATAACTCAGCTTATATTCTTCAGAGGCTCCAAATACTCGAAGGAAACAGGGATCACTCTCATGGGCATCATGATCCTGTGCTGCACCCTACCAATCATGCTCATCTATTTCCCACAGTGGGGTGGGATGTTCTGTAGCCCCAAACCAAATGCCACAGAAGAAGTATATTATGCAGCTGAATGGAATGAGAATGAGAAAGAGAAAGGTTACCACTCAGCAAGCTTAAAGTTTGCAGAGAACAGTGTCAGTGAAAGGGGTAAAAGAGGGGACTCCTCACCTACAGTCCCTGCAGATGTACCAACACAAACATGA